DNA sequence from the Longimicrobium sp. genome:
GGTGCCCACGAGCGACCACCTGATGGGTGCCGAGGTGGAGATGGCGGACCTTCCCGGCCGCGAGCGACGCCTGCGCGAGGCGCTCGCCCCCGTGCGCGACCTGTACGACTTCGTGCTGCTGGACTGCCCGCCCGCGCTGGGGCTCTTTACGCTGGGCGCCCTGGTGGCCGCGGACAGCGTGCTGGTGCCGGTGCAGGCGGAGTTCTTTGCGCTGGAGGGGCTTTCGCAGCTCCTGGAGAACATCGAGTTGGTGCGCGCGCTGAATCCCGCGCTGCGGGTGGAGGGCGCGCTGATCACGATGTACGACGGGCGGCTTTCGCTGGCGCAGAGTGTGGCGGCGGAGGTGCGCGGGCACCTGGGGGAGCGCACCTTTGCCACCGTCATTCCGCGCAACGTGCGGCTGGCGGAGGCGCCCAGCTTCGAGCGGCCGGTGCTGGC
Encoded proteins:
- a CDS encoding ParA family protein, translated to MPVIAIANQKGGVGKTTTAVNLGASLAAAEKRTLVVDLDPQGNASSGLLPAALRGSARSSLYGVLFDGAPLASAVVRSPDIAFLDVVPTSDHLMGAEVEMADLPGRERRLREALAPVRDLYDFVLLDCPPALGLFTLGALVAADSVLVPVQAEFFALEGLSQLLENIELVRALNPALRVEGALITMYDGRLSLAQSVAAEVRGHLGERTFATVIPRNVRLAEAPSFERPVLAYDAQSAGARSYLSLAVELIQRYGMEAPVGRGRESRAG